The following proteins come from a genomic window of Pseudomonas putida:
- a CDS encoding universal stress protein: MKPYRRILLIMTEARANAALPRAMALSAASGASLQVLGIHESGELRLRHELQEDSLPSVSFVHFSTELKALLDEHQFVGARPGFEAVETSNPRDELPACIARYAPDLVIKDCPGHSLLDQIARTSLDQVLLHGSETPLLFVPADAPAIPQNILVAVDVANPSPHNDALNHALVAAGQQLATQCKGQLHLLSAYDLPIAMLANPDLAGPWANQLRESLQLPFDALADAHGVAHTQRHFSEGAPLRVIKSYIATLKIDVVVVGVVQARRWAKVIGDTTERLVSHAPCSILTIKPAPVS, from the coding sequence ATGAAGCCGTATCGCCGGATTCTGCTAATCATGACCGAGGCCCGTGCCAATGCCGCGCTGCCCCGGGCCATGGCATTGTCTGCGGCGTCGGGGGCGAGCTTGCAAGTACTGGGTATCCACGAATCGGGTGAACTGCGCCTGCGTCATGAATTGCAGGAGGACTCGCTACCTTCGGTCTCATTCGTGCACTTCAGCACCGAACTCAAAGCGCTGCTGGATGAGCATCAATTCGTTGGGGCTCGGCCAGGTTTCGAGGCCGTAGAAACCTCCAATCCGCGCGATGAACTGCCAGCCTGCATTGCCCGCTACGCACCTGATCTGGTGATCAAGGACTGCCCGGGCCATTCCCTGCTCGACCAGATAGCCCGGACCTCGCTAGACCAAGTGTTGCTGCATGGAAGTGAGACGCCGTTGCTGTTCGTACCGGCGGATGCCCCAGCCATCCCCCAGAACATTCTGGTCGCAGTGGATGTCGCCAACCCGTCGCCACACAACGACGCCCTCAACCATGCCTTGGTCGCGGCAGGTCAGCAACTGGCGACTCAATGCAAGGGCCAGTTGCACTTGCTCTCGGCTTACGACCTGCCCATCGCCATGTTGGCCAACCCTGACCTTGCCGGCCCCTGGGCGAACCAGTTACGCGAGTCACTGCAGTTGCCTTTCGATGCGTTGGCCGATGCACATGGCGTTGCCCATACGCAACGGCATTTCAGCGAAGGCGCGCCCCTGCGCGTGATCAAGTCCTACATCGCCACGCTGAAGATCGATGTGGTGGTGGTCGGCGTTGTGCAGGCCAGGCGTTGGGCCAAGGTGATCGGCGATACCACCGAGCGGCTTGTAAGCCATGCACCGTGCAGTATCCTGACGATCAAGCCTGCGCCGGTCAGCTGA
- a CDS encoding IS66 family transposase, whose product MISVPDNLPDDPALLKQLLLESYAARLREQEVNQAHIVQIDDLKEQIKLWRDRFFGRKSEQTVDPKTPQLAMFDEAENDPLLAVVDDANEEVVVPVKRRGKRKSLAANLPRIEVIHELPEHELTCACGCRKHVIGEETSEQLDIVPMQIRVLKHVRKIYGCRGCETAPVTADKPAQLIEKSMASPSVLAMLLTTKYVDGLPLHRFESVLSRHGIEIPRQTLARWVIQCSKYFQPLLNLMRDRLLESPVIHCDETRVQVLKEPDRDPTSQSWMWVQASGPPDRQVVLFDYTTSRAQEVPLRLLQGYRGYVMTDDYAGYNALALQPGIERLACMVHARRKFVEAQKVQPKGKTGRADVALTMINKLYDIERDLKEVSDEQRFIGRQERSLPILGQLKSWLDKTYAQVTPQSVLGKAVHYLANNWRRLERYVEAGHLPIDNNLAERAIKPFVIGRKAWLFSDTPKGATASAQIYSLVETAKVNGQEPYTWLRHVLERLPYASSVSDYEALLPWNCSPEIPR is encoded by the coding sequence ATGATTTCCGTGCCCGACAATCTCCCAGACGATCCTGCCCTGCTCAAGCAATTATTGCTTGAGAGCTATGCTGCCCGTTTGCGCGAGCAGGAAGTCAATCAGGCCCACATCGTCCAAATTGACGATCTGAAAGAACAAATCAAGTTATGGCGTGACCGTTTCTTTGGCCGCAAGTCCGAGCAAACCGTCGATCCCAAAACGCCGCAACTGGCCATGTTCGATGAAGCGGAAAATGACCCTCTGCTGGCTGTAGTCGATGATGCCAATGAAGAAGTCGTTGTCCCGGTCAAGCGCCGTGGCAAGCGCAAGTCATTGGCGGCTAATCTGCCACGTATCGAAGTTATCCATGAGTTGCCCGAACACGAACTGACCTGCGCCTGCGGTTGCCGCAAGCATGTCATCGGCGAAGAAACCAGCGAGCAGCTCGATATCGTGCCGATGCAGATCCGCGTACTCAAACACGTGCGCAAGATCTATGGCTGCCGTGGTTGCGAGACTGCTCCTGTCACTGCTGACAAGCCCGCCCAGTTAATCGAAAAAAGCATGGCCAGCCCAAGCGTGCTGGCCATGCTGCTGACGACCAAGTACGTCGATGGCTTGCCGCTACACAGGTTTGAAAGTGTGCTGTCCCGCCACGGCATCGAGATTCCACGACAAACCCTGGCGCGTTGGGTGATCCAGTGCAGTAAATACTTCCAGCCGCTGTTGAACCTGATGCGTGATCGGCTGCTGGAAAGTCCGGTGATTCATTGCGATGAGACCCGCGTCCAGGTGTTGAAAGAACCGGATCGAGACCCGACCAGCCAATCCTGGATGTGGGTGCAAGCCAGTGGCCCGCCTGATCGACAAGTTGTGCTGTTCGACTACACCACCAGCCGTGCGCAGGAAGTACCATTGCGTCTGCTGCAAGGCTATCGCGGCTATGTGATGACCGACGATTATGCGGGTTACAACGCTTTGGCGTTGCAGCCCGGTATCGAGCGACTGGCATGCATGGTTCACGCGCGCCGCAAGTTCGTCGAAGCACAAAAGGTGCAGCCCAAGGGTAAGACCGGACGAGCCGATGTGGCGCTGACGATGATCAATAAGCTGTATGACATCGAGCGCGACCTCAAGGAGGTCAGCGACGAACAGCGGTTCATCGGTCGCCAGGAAAGAAGCTTACCGATCCTCGGTCAGCTGAAAAGCTGGCTGGACAAGACGTACGCCCAGGTGACGCCGCAAAGCGTATTGGGCAAGGCGGTGCATTACCTGGCAAACAACTGGCGCCGCCTGGAACGGTATGTCGAAGCGGGCCATTTGCCAATCGACAACAACCTGGCAGAGCGTGCGATAAAACCGTTTGTCATTGGGCGCAAGGCTTGGCTGTTCAGTGACACGCCCAAGGGCGCCACGGCAAGTGCGCAGATATACAGCTTGGTCGAGACCGCCAAGGTCAACGGCCAGGAGCCCTATACGTGGCTGCGCCACGTACTTGAGCGCCTGCCGTATGCGTCGTCGGTCTCAGACTACGAAGCCTTGCTGCCATGGAACTGCTCGCCAGAGATACCACGGTAA
- a CDS encoding integrase has product MARGGINLVLVRKAREALLSRGQNPSIDAIRIELGNTGSKTTIQRFLKEIETHDPRPSASPSRLSDELTELVGKMLERLLEEGNEALAHERAVFELERKAMKAESSTLQSNLEQSQLEIAKLQSALQAQDEELKIVQSSLQTEITRNARISQSCSDLEIRVQEKDAQIESLEEKHTHAREALEHYRVAVKEQRDQDLNRHETQIYQMQQEVTVLQQTLMVKQEEATRLIRDNERLIAENRQHAKEASQHRDAIEHLRGDLGIANAATARAEGAKELLAHQLETKSKEATDAHLTGTAAQQKAEELKALLEQSETELEALRASIETKEGSESQ; this is encoded by the coding sequence ATGGCTAGAGGCGGCATTAACCTGGTACTGGTGCGCAAGGCTCGCGAGGCGCTGCTGTCGAGAGGGCAGAACCCTAGCATCGACGCGATACGCATAGAACTTGGGAATACTGGCTCAAAGACAACAATTCAGCGCTTTTTGAAGGAGATTGAAACGCATGACCCCCGACCATCAGCTTCGCCATCGCGCTTAAGTGATGAGCTCACGGAGCTGGTGGGCAAGATGCTCGAGCGCTTGCTAGAGGAGGGGAACGAAGCCTTGGCGCATGAGCGAGCCGTATTTGAGCTTGAACGAAAAGCGATGAAGGCTGAGAGCAGTACACTTCAAAGTAATCTTGAGCAATCGCAGTTGGAGATCGCCAAGCTGCAGTCAGCCCTGCAGGCTCAGGACGAAGAACTCAAGATCGTTCAATCCAGCCTTCAAACAGAGATCACTCGAAACGCCCGGATCAGCCAGAGCTGCAGCGACCTTGAGATTCGCGTGCAAGAGAAGGACGCCCAGATCGAATCTCTGGAGGAGAAGCACACGCATGCCAGAGAAGCACTCGAGCACTACCGAGTAGCGGTAAAGGAACAGCGCGACCAGGATCTAAACCGTCACGAAACTCAGATCTACCAGATGCAGCAAGAGGTGACAGTCCTCCAACAGACACTCATGGTTAAGCAGGAGGAGGCCACTCGATTGATTCGCGACAACGAGCGATTGATCGCCGAAAACCGCCAGCACGCCAAGGAGGCCAGCCAGCATCGTGACGCTATCGAGCATCTGAGAGGCGACCTAGGCATCGCCAATGCTGCAACTGCTCGCGCGGAAGGGGCCAAAGAGCTGCTGGCTCACCAGCTCGAAACCAAGAGTAAAGAGGCTACCGATGCCCATCTGACTGGAACAGCAGCACAGCAAAAGGCAGAAGAGTTGAAGGCACTGCTCGAGCAGTCTGAAACCGAGCTAGAAGCACTTCGCGCTTCGATTGAAACCAAAGAAGGGTCAGAAAGTCAGTAA
- a CDS encoding IS3 family transposase (programmed frameshift), which yields MSRQRYPEEFKIEAVKQVTEKGKPVADVAQRLGMSVHSLYAWIKVYSKPQEQRQQDDDQQAELRKLRAELKRVTEERDNLKKGRRVLCQGVRLKYAFIKKHSTDYPVRRLCQTLKVHPSGYYAWLAEPQSARAKEDQRLLGLIKHAWLESGGVYGYRKIHDDLRELGEECGRNRVRRLMQAEGLRSQTGYRRRPGFYGGKPTVASPNHLARQFKVSEPNKVWVTDITYIRTYEGWLYLAVVLDLFSRQVIGWSMKPRMCSDLAIDAMLMAVWRRKPQQQVMIHSDQGSQFSSSDWKSFLKANNVISSMSRRGNCHDNAVAESFFQLLKRERIRRKIYTTREEARSDIFDYIEMFYNPKRRHSSAMQLSPVEYEKRYFLSLESV from the exons ATGAGTCGTCAGCGTTACCCCGAAGAATTCAAGATCGAAGCGGTCAAGCAAGTGACCGAGAAAGGCAAACCTGTCGCCGATGTCGCCCAGCGCCTGGGCATGTCCGTGCACAGTCTTTACGCCTGGATCAAGGTCTACAGCAAGCCCCAAGAGCAGCGTCAGCAAGACGACGATCAGCAGGCCGAACTGCGCAAGCTACGCGCTGAACTCAAGCGCGTGACGGAAGAGCGAGACA ATCTTAAAAAAGGCCGCCGCGTACTTTGCCAAGGAGTGCGGCTGAAGTACGCCTTCATCAAGAAGCACTCGACTGATTACCCGGTGCGGCGCCTTTGCCAAACCCTCAAGGTGCACCCCAGCGGCTATTACGCCTGGCTGGCCGAGCCTCAATCTGCCCGAGCAAAAGAAGATCAACGTCTGCTTGGCTTGATCAAACACGCTTGGCTGGAAAGCGGAGGTGTATACGGCTACCGCAAAATTCACGATGACCTGCGTGAGCTGGGAGAGGAATGCGGCCGAAATCGAGTCAGGCGCTTGATGCAGGCGGAGGGGCTGCGTTCTCAAACGGGCTATCGGCGGCGTCCAGGGTTCTATGGTGGAAAACCAACAGTGGCCTCGCCCAACCACCTCGCGCGGCAGTTCAAGGTAAGTGAGCCGAACAAGGTCTGGGTGACAGATATCACTTACATCCGCACCTATGAAGGGTGGCTCTACCTCGCGGTAGTGCTGGATTTGTTCTCACGCCAAGTAATTGGTTGGTCAATGAAGCCAAGGATGTGCAGCGACCTGGCTATCGACGCGATGTTGATGGCTGTTTGGCGACGCAAGCCTCAGCAGCAAGTTATGATTCACTCAGATCAAGGTAGTCAGTTCAGTAGCTCGGATTGGAAAAGCTTTTTGAAGGCCAACAATGTAATCAGCAGCATGAGCCGGCGGGGAAACTGCCACGACAATGCCGTAGCCGAGAGCTTTTTCCAGCTTTTGAAGCGAGAGCGAATCCGACGAAAGATCTACACAACCCGTGAAGAAGCCCGAAGTGATATTTTCGATTACATCGAGATGTTCTATAACCCTAAACGCCGACACAGCAGTGCTATGCAGCTGTCTCCAGTAGAGTATGAGAAACGCTATTTCCTGAGCTTGGAGAGTGTCTAG
- the tnpB gene encoding IS66 family insertion sequence element accessory protein TnpB, giving the protein MRPDSKVEKVYLYPKPVDFRKSIDGLTALVELDIKVAVFDPVLFVFLNKARNRIKVLYWERNGFCLWLKRLEAERFKMSPEPSDEAIVLTVQELNWLLDGFDLWRNRPHQVLTPRYVA; this is encoded by the coding sequence ATGCGCCCCGACAGCAAAGTCGAAAAAGTCTACCTCTACCCCAAGCCTGTGGACTTTCGAAAGTCCATCGACGGCCTTACTGCCTTGGTAGAACTGGATATCAAAGTCGCCGTGTTCGACCCCGTGCTCTTCGTCTTCCTCAACAAGGCGCGTAATCGGATCAAAGTGTTGTACTGGGAGCGCAACGGCTTCTGCCTCTGGCTCAAGCGCCTGGAAGCCGAGCGCTTCAAAATGTCGCCTGAGCCCAGCGACGAAGCGATTGTCCTGACCGTCCAAGAACTCAATTGGCTGCTCGACGGTTTCGACCTTTGGCGCAACCGTCCTCATCAGGTTTTGACTCCGCGCTACGTCGCCTGA
- a CDS encoding YeeE/YedE family protein, producing the protein MKRISGFIAGLLFGMGILLSGMANPAKVLGFLDIAGQWDPSLALVMVGAIGAALLPMTWARRHTTAVLGGKIQLPARRDIDRRLVGGSLVFGIGWGLTGVCPGPALVLLAGGYWQAWLFVIAMLVGMGLFNVAENFRSRQGRV; encoded by the coding sequence ATGAAGCGGATCAGTGGCTTCATTGCAGGGTTGCTATTCGGCATGGGAATACTGCTATCCGGCATGGCAAACCCCGCCAAGGTGTTAGGTTTTCTCGACATTGCCGGGCAGTGGGACCCGTCGCTTGCACTGGTCATGGTGGGTGCGATAGGTGCCGCACTGTTGCCTATGACTTGGGCGCGGCGTCACACCACTGCTGTGCTGGGAGGTAAGATACAGCTGCCTGCCAGGCGTGACATCGACCGTCGACTTGTCGGCGGGAGCCTCGTCTTTGGCATAGGCTGGGGGCTTACCGGCGTTTGTCCGGGGCCAGCGCTGGTGTTGCTCGCCGGGGGGTACTGGCAAGCCTGGCTGTTCGTGATCGCGATGCTCGTCGGTATGGGGTTGTTCAATGTTGCGGAAAACTTTCGCAGTCGTCAGGGCAGGGTTTGA
- a CDS encoding tyrosine-type recombinase/integrase has product MEDYVVERASKADKYLEASVRENTSKSYAAALSHFEVTWGGYLPTTTESVVRYIAEYADQLALSTLKQRLAALANWHQSNGFPDPTKAPKVRQLLKGIRALHPVQQKQAAPLALLHLEKAVAYLEDEAAQARSSGNMGALLKASRDIALLTIGFWRGFRGDELARLTIENTHAERYVGIRFYLGSSKGDRQNIGREYKTPSLSKLCPVEAYLNWIEVAGLTRGSVFRGIDRWGNISERPLAAHSLIPLLRDTLERCGLPSQIYSAHSIRRGFATWAASSGWDIKTLMEYVGWSDMKSALRYVEPAQQFGGLIRKLEG; this is encoded by the coding sequence TTGGAGGATTACGTGGTTGAGCGGGCCAGCAAGGCAGATAAGTACTTGGAGGCGAGCGTTCGAGAGAACACCTCGAAGAGCTATGCAGCTGCCCTCTCCCACTTTGAGGTGACATGGGGCGGCTATCTGCCCACCACCACCGAGTCGGTCGTGAGGTACATCGCTGAATACGCTGACCAGCTGGCGCTTAGTACCCTTAAGCAGCGTCTGGCTGCGCTCGCCAACTGGCATCAGAGCAACGGGTTCCCAGATCCGACCAAGGCACCGAAGGTCAGGCAGTTGCTCAAAGGCATTAGGGCGCTTCACCCCGTCCAGCAAAAGCAAGCCGCCCCGCTAGCGTTGCTGCATCTTGAGAAGGCAGTCGCGTATCTTGAGGATGAAGCTGCTCAGGCAAGATCCTCCGGCAACATGGGCGCTCTTCTCAAGGCGAGTCGCGACATCGCCCTGCTCACGATTGGGTTCTGGAGAGGCTTCCGCGGGGATGAGCTTGCCAGGCTCACGATCGAGAACACGCATGCCGAGCGCTACGTCGGGATTAGGTTTTATCTGGGGTCTAGCAAGGGAGATCGACAGAACATCGGGCGCGAGTACAAAACCCCATCTCTGAGCAAGCTTTGCCCGGTTGAGGCTTACCTGAACTGGATCGAGGTTGCTGGCCTTACCCGCGGAAGTGTGTTCAGAGGTATTGATCGCTGGGGCAACATCAGCGAGAGACCACTTGCAGCCCACAGTCTGATCCCGCTGCTTCGCGACACTCTTGAGCGCTGTGGCCTACCCTCCCAGATCTACAGTGCGCACTCCATCCGACGCGGGTTTGCTACGTGGGCAGCAAGCTCAGGATGGGACATCAAGACGCTCATGGAGTACGTGGGCTGGAGCGACATGAAATCAGCCCTTCGCTATGTGGAGCCGGCTCAGCAGTTTGGGGGGCTCATCAGGAAGCTGGAGGGATGA
- a CDS encoding amino acid transporter encodes MCQSFVPLLQLSIEHFEDAAAPGSTIMKISGQRMMLEAINGFLSRKLLIVLVVGLGTYFTLKTRFVDDARMRCC; translated from the coding sequence ATGTGCCAAAGCTTCGTTCCCCTCCTCCAGCTATCGATCGAGCATTTTGAGGACGCTGCAGCACCGGGCAGTACGATCATGAAGATATCTGGGCAACGCATGATGCTCGAAGCCATCAATGGTTTTCTTTCGAGAAAGCTGCTCATCGTCCTGGTCGTCGGACTAGGCACTTATTTCACCCTCAAAACACGCTTTGTGGACGATGCCCGAATG
- a CDS encoding YeeE/YedE family protein: MFVDMAAFTPWSALAGGALIGLAAGLFAVANGRIAGISGLLGSLLQSGGEGRGEKVCFLLGLIAAPLLWQLFSAMPPAHFSMAPWLLIVAGVLVGLGTRYGGGCTSGHGVCGLSRLSPRSAVATLCFMAAGFATVFVVRHLFSGA; encoded by the coding sequence ATGTTTGTTGATATGGCTGCCTTCACGCCGTGGTCGGCATTGGCAGGCGGGGCACTGATCGGTTTGGCCGCTGGGCTGTTCGCCGTTGCGAACGGGCGCATCGCGGGCATCAGCGGTTTGCTCGGTTCTCTCCTGCAAAGTGGCGGGGAAGGGCGGGGTGAAAAAGTGTGCTTCTTGTTGGGCCTCATTGCAGCGCCACTTTTATGGCAACTGTTCTCGGCAATGCCTCCGGCTCACTTCAGTATGGCGCCTTGGCTGCTTATAGTCGCGGGAGTTCTGGTAGGTCTCGGTACTCGCTATGGCGGTGGCTGCACCAGTGGCCATGGCGTTTGTGGCCTGTCACGCCTGTCGCCCCGTTCGGCAGTGGCGACTCTGTGCTTCATGGCCGCCGGCTTTGCCACGGTCTTTGTGGTCAGGCATCTTTTTTCAGGAGCGTGA